A single Prochlorococcus marinus XMU1410 DNA region contains:
- the petP gene encoding cytochrome b6-f complex subunit PetP → MSILDKAKIGNSVQVNLGLSKDRLTRETIDAINVSSMGKISDFRITDGKGIGVVLQLSNGQEQWFFEDEIDLLDENGNVIKKNNDKKENSNFIFDLLRGLNYENKNKVSELLNPINFFIWLVVSFKDIF, encoded by the coding sequence ATGTCAATTTTAGATAAGGCTAAGATAGGAAATTCTGTTCAAGTAAACCTAGGACTATCTAAGGATAGACTTACAAGAGAAACTATTGATGCGATAAATGTTTCTTCAATGGGTAAGATAAGTGATTTCAGAATAACTGATGGCAAAGGTATTGGAGTTGTCTTGCAATTATCTAATGGACAAGAGCAATGGTTTTTTGAGGATGAAATTGATCTTCTCGACGAAAATGGTAACGTAATTAAAAAAAATAATGATAAAAAAGAGAATAGTAATTTTATATTTGATCTTTTAAGAGGATTAAATTATGAAAATAAAAATAAGGTAAGCGAGTTACTTAATCCAATTAACTTTTTTATCTGGTTGGTTGTATCGTTTAAAGATATTTTTTAA
- a CDS encoding ABC transporter ATP-binding protein, which produces MGQNIIDVRNLSKSFDISSKEPGLKGTIKHFFRRQTKSLKVIKDISFEIKEGEIVGFLGANGAGKTTILKMLCGLIYPSAGSILVSGYLPFRRKENFLKNITLIMGQKQQLIWDLPPIESFYLNASIYDLDKFEAKKRIKKLSEMLEIDGELFIPVRKLSLGQRMKSELLAALIHEPNILFLDEPTLGLDINAQRNLRKFLQKYNKETNATICLTSHYMKDITSLCKRVICVHEGAISYDGKLDLLLKKLSPVKEILIVCRSEEDAIKLENSGFTVKNKIKNEVTIKIENNSITSSLKNILNNFDIEDLFINEPPIDEVIGNVLIKKDYDI; this is translated from the coding sequence ATGGGACAAAATATTATCGATGTAAGAAATTTATCTAAGTCATTTGATATCTCTTCCAAAGAACCAGGCTTAAAAGGAACAATTAAACATTTTTTTAGAAGACAAACAAAAAGTTTAAAAGTTATAAAAGATATAAGTTTTGAAATTAAAGAAGGAGAAATAGTAGGTTTTCTAGGTGCTAATGGAGCTGGGAAAACAACAATATTAAAAATGCTTTGCGGCTTAATTTATCCAAGTGCAGGTTCGATTTTAGTTTCAGGCTACTTACCTTTCAGGAGAAAAGAAAATTTCCTAAAGAATATCACCTTAATAATGGGACAAAAACAACAGCTTATTTGGGATCTTCCGCCAATTGAATCATTCTATTTGAATGCATCAATATATGACTTAGATAAGTTCGAAGCCAAAAAGAGAATAAAAAAACTATCGGAAATGCTTGAAATTGATGGAGAGCTATTCATACCTGTTAGAAAACTTTCACTTGGTCAGAGAATGAAATCAGAATTACTAGCAGCTTTGATACATGAACCAAATATTCTATTTTTAGACGAGCCGACACTGGGATTAGATATTAATGCACAGAGAAATTTAAGAAAATTCCTTCAAAAATATAATAAGGAAACTAATGCAACGATATGCCTAACCAGTCATTACATGAAAGATATTACATCGCTATGCAAGAGAGTTATATGTGTGCACGAAGGGGCGATATCATATGATGGGAAACTTGACCTATTATTAAAAAAACTTTCTCCTGTTAAAGAAATATTAATAGTATGTCGCTCAGAAGAGGATGCAATTAAATTAGAAAATTCCGGTTTTACTGTTAAAAATAAAATAAAGAATGAAGTCACTATAAAAATTGAAAACAACTCTATTACCTCTTCATTAAAAAATATCCTAAATAATTTTGATATTGAAGACCTTTTTATAAATGAACCGCCCATAGATGAAGTTATTGGAAATGTATTAATCAAAAAAGATTATGATATTTAA